The DNA segment AGTTTCCGCTTCAGTCCAAGCAATGGTGCCGCCGTAAATGCCCATTGCTCCCGAGACTTCAATTCGACCAAATCCAGGTGTCCGCGATACAATCTCTAGGCCGATCGTCCAATTCTCGGTCTTTTTACCCGTATCCGAGTTTTTGATTTTTGTTGCGGTTCCCTGCCCTCGCCATTGGCCAAAATCCGAGACTTGGCCTGTTTTTTTAGGTTCATAAGTTTGCTCGACCGTCGACACACAGCCGAGAAGCGCAAAAAAAGAAAAGATAGAAAAGAAAACGGCCACCGCTTGGATGGCCGCCATATGCGCGACCAGACGCGCACACCTGTGCATGTTTGCCTGGGTCTTATTCTGCTGTTGGTGGCTTCGCTGAGGCGGGACGACGATCCGTTGGAGACATTTGATCTTTTTGGCGATCGATGATGACGATTTTAGCGCGAACTTTTTCAACTGATACTCCCGTTGCCTCGCCAGATCCACCGTCTTGAGCGCTTCGCTTTTTGTCTTCTTCTGCTAACGCCGCCGCTTTTTCGTAGAGTCGCTTAGCGCGTTCTGGCATTCGGAAATAATAGTAAGCGTCTCCAAGGTGATCGGCAATGATCGCTTCATCTGGTTGCAGACGGTGTGCGTCTTCCAGGACTTTTACTGAATCTTCAAACTGACCACGTTTGAACAAAACCCAGCCAAGCGTGTCCATTACGTACCCGTCTTCCGGCTTAAGTTCTAAAGCGCGACGCGCCATTTTTTCCGCGGAATCCAAATCGGAGCTGATTTCTGCATACGTGTAAGCAAGATAGTTCAAAGCTTGAACGTGATCCTCTTCAATCGCCAAAACGGCTTTCATAGTTTCGATTGTCGCTTTTCGATCGCCGGTGCGATCTTGCATGTTTCCTAAAAAATAATGGAGCTGAGCATTTTGAGGAAATCGCTTCACTGCGTCTTTCAGCATCCCCAAAGCTTTTTTGAACTCGCGACGATCGTCCAAATGCGACGCGTAGAGCGAATAAAACGGAGCGTGGTCTGGCATTTCAGCAATCGCCGCTTCGATAACTTCAACCGCTTTTTCGCTTTCACCCAAAACCTTATAAAGGTACGAAGCGTGGATCCGCGACTCAGCGAAGAAAGAACTTCCTGCCGGAATCTTCAAAAAGTGTGGTGCCGCAGATTTGTAATCTTTCACTTCTTCGTAAACTGCACCTAAATAGAAACGAACTTTGTCTGCCGACGGCATTTTGCCCAGCAGCTCTTCAAGTTTCACGATTGCTTCTTTGTAGCGCTTTTCTTGGATCAAAATGAAGGCAATCTTCATTCGCGCATTCAAGTCATCAGGGTCCGCCGCTTCCATTACAGAAAACTGCTCCAGCGCCTTATCGAACTGCTCTTTATCTATGTACATTTGTGCCAATGATTCGGCGACCACCGCATTGGGGCCATGCTTTTCCTGATAGCCAGCATAAAGTGCTAGCGCCTTATCTTTCCGTCCAGTCGCCTCGTAAAGCGCGCCCAAAGAAAGAAGTGGATCGACAAAGGATGGCTTCAACGACACGGCTTGCTGAAACGCGAATTCAGCTCGACCGCCAACGTCGTCTTTGTTGTCTTCTAATCGCACGCGTCCAAGATAATACCAGCCGATGTGCGCATTCGGATTATCCTGGTTCTTGGCCAATTTTTCGAAACGCACTGCCGCTTCCGAATACTTTTTTTGCTCGGCGAAGAGTGCGCCGACAAACATCGGCGCATCAAAATTCATAGGGTTCAACTTTTGAACCGCCTCATACTGCCTCATCGCTTCGTCGAACATTCTTAGAGACGAATACAAACCACCCAAAAGCATGCGCGCTTCGACACTTTTTTCGTTAATTTCGATCGCTGCTTTGGCTTGATTGACGGCCTCTGCAACCATCCCCTGTTTCACGTATTCACCGGCAAGACGCAAGCGTACTGCGACGGACTTTTGGTCGTAAACAAGGGTCAAACGATATTCTTCGATTGCCTTAGATGGATTACCTTCAAGCGCATACGTTTCCCCAAGCGTGAAGTGATAGTCGGCTTGTGCGCGCATCGAGTTGTTGTCCAAGGTTTCATCCACATTTTGCGGAATCGCCATCGAGGCCGGTGCGCGATCAACGACGTCAATCGCGCTTTCGGTGTAGGCGACCGGAGATGAATCTGAAGACCATGTTCCTGATCGCGTCGCACATCCTAACATCGAGGAGGCAGCGAGAACTGAAACTAACATCCAAGCTTTGGGCATAAAACCCTCCATCTCTTGGATCGGCCTATTTTGATGCGGTCTTGAAGGATTCCGGAGGTTCGAAAGCACTTCGTACAGAAATCCGGACTGGACCTCTTTAGATGAATCCTGATGGGTCCTACTGATATGAATTTGAGTTATGGCTGACTTGCACAAAACCGACATCGTCACCCATGAATCGGAACTCGTTCACTGGTTGTCCTGATTCGAGACGCTCAAGTGCTTTTTCGGAATCGGGCTCCTGATTTCGCCCAGCCGACCACACAATCACCGCCGAGTGCACAATCCGGTAGCTGTAAGGCTTTCCCCAAGGGTCACGGCCCAGTTTTCCTGATCTTAGCGCTAGATCTGCTGGAAGACTGGCTGCCACCGACGCAGGGCCGCGCACCGGGGACTCATCACTTTTCACTGATGAAGCTGAAGCCAACTGTTGCGCGTACGCTTCGCTTTGGGCCTTGGCCATTGGAGTTTCCGAGTCACTCGCGAGTTCTGACATCACGCCGCCAACCAAAACCGCCATGGCGCTCCAAAGAGCTAAAACAATCGCGAGATCCGTTGTTCCAAACCGGCGTGTCGACATTGCGTCGCTTCGATTGTTGTTCCGCACCTTGGCCTCGTTCTTCTTTGGTCGAGTTTGATGATTCCTGAAGAGTGATCGGCACCTAGGTCTGGAAACTTGAGGCGATTAACCAGGCACTAACCTTTCCCTCGTAGACGCGCGTCGTTGAATAAACGCCACTTTTTCGGGCCGAAGTTCGTCGCCAGAAGGCTTAAGACATGTCAAAAGTTTCAATAAATGCATGGAATTTCAATGATTTGTAGATGTCGAAAGATAGAGTTTGGCTCGCTTGACAAGCTGTGGCGGCCTGAATATGGTGCGCACGGATTCGGGGGAAGCTTTCTAAGACGTTGATTCTACGAAGTGAGTCGACTGATCGCGGTAAAAATCGCAGTTGGAAAGTGGAATGAACGGGACTTCGAAAACAGGGGGAGAGATCTCCAAATGGGAGGCACTTTGATCAACAGCAACGGACACGGACCAGGACATATGCCAGGACACGGAACTGTGAACGCTCAAGAGGCAGTCCTGATGAGCAGCGGTTTGAGCAGCGGCGGAATGGTCACGAATACCGTGAGCACTCGAGCAAATGCGAAAACTAAAATCATCAAGCGCTATCAGAACCGCAAGCTCTATGACACTCAGCAAAGCTGTTATGTCACTCTCGACGACATTGCGAAAATGATTCGCACAAACGAAGAAGTGATGGTCATCGACAACAAAACTAAAAATGACATCACCGCGGCAACTCTCACGCAGATCATTTTTGAAGCAGAGAAAAAAGCTTCGGCGTACGCTCCGCTTTTCACTCTGCGTGAAATCATCCAGAACGCGAACGGTTCGATCTCGAGCTACCTCGCGAAACTGGGTGCGATCCCGCAAGACTTCGCCCGCACTGAGGCTGTTGTTGCAGCTCCGGAGCGCACATCAAACGACGATCTCAAGCAAACCCTTGAGAACCGCGTAGCGAAAGCAGCGGCGGCCGACTCGACAGACTTCGCAAACAAGTTTGCAAGCGAAGAAACGCCAAGCCTTCCAAACTCAAACAAGTCTCTCGATAACTAAATTTATTTAGTTGAATGAGTCCGAAAAAGGGATGCGCCTAAAGGCTGTATCCCTTTTTTATTGCACTAAGTTAATCAGTCGCGGAATTCAAATCCAAAACGATCCGCTTGTTCGATCGGAAACGGCAAAACCGTTTGCAAATTGAAAAAGGCCCTTTCAAAAGGGCTATCAATCTTGGACGAGTCGAATTGGGCGGACGAAAAGTCACAAAGCTCGCAAAAGGAACCAACGAAATTCGTCCTCAGAAAGGTCGCCCCGCGAAAAGTCGTATCGAGTAAACGGGAATTTTTAAACTCGCAGTCAATGAACTTCGCGCCGTTAAAATTGACACCTCGAAAATCGACATTCTCAAATTTAACGCCTGAAAATTCGGCAAATAGGAGCTCCGAATCCCAAATTTTTCCACCTTGGAAACTGATTTTAAACCAACGCATCCCATGGGCAGTTACCCAATCAAAGACCACGCCGTTGAATTCCGAGTCCCTGATGGTCCCGGCGATCATATTGTGATTTTCGATTTTAGCTCGTTTCAACTTAAGGCCGTTCGCCACTCCACATGGGCCCAAATGATTTTCCGAGACCCCCTTAACACCGGTGGAATCGACACAAGCACCGCTGGCGAGATTAAATCGAAAGCCTTTGTCGCCCTGCCGCCTCTGTGCAGGCACTTCGTAGCTAAATCGGTAGCTCCAGTCGGCAATCCAAAGCCCGAAAATGACCAAGACGAAAGTCCAGGCTATGACTGCGACCACAAACGGGTTCAATTTTCGGCCTGACTTGGGTGGCATTGGAACAGGTTCGTACCAATTTGATTCATATGCAAACGGGTCTTAATTTCCGCCACAATATATTTGGCGCTTCCAAATGCTTTAACCTATTCTAATAATGTAGCAATCGCGGTGTTTCCTGCGGTTTGAGATTATCTACGCCGCCTAGGCGCGGCGCTTTATGAGGAGTTAACTATGTTTCGTTCAATTGGCGCGTGTGTAGCAGCGCTGGCGC comes from the Deltaproteobacteria bacterium genome and includes:
- a CDS encoding tetratricopeptide repeat protein, whose protein sequence is MPKAWMLVSVLAASSMLGCATRSGTWSSDSSPVAYTESAIDVVDRAPASMAIPQNVDETLDNNSMRAQADYHFTLGETYALEGNPSKAIEEYRLTLVYDQKSVAVRLRLAGEYVKQGMVAEAVNQAKAAIEINEKSVEARMLLGGLYSSLRMFDEAMRQYEAVQKLNPMNFDAPMFVGALFAEQKKYSEAAVRFEKLAKNQDNPNAHIGWYYLGRVRLEDNKDDVGGRAEFAFQQAVSLKPSFVDPLLSLGALYEATGRKDKALALYAGYQEKHGPNAVVAESLAQMYIDKEQFDKALEQFSVMEAADPDDLNARMKIAFILIQEKRYKEAIVKLEELLGKMPSADKVRFYLGAVYEEVKDYKSAAPHFLKIPAGSSFFAESRIHASYLYKVLGESEKAVEVIEAAIAEMPDHAPFYSLYASHLDDRREFKKALGMLKDAVKRFPQNAQLHYFLGNMQDRTGDRKATIETMKAVLAIEEDHVQALNYLAYTYAEISSDLDSAEKMARRALELKPEDGYVMDTLGWVLFKRGQFEDSVKVLEDAHRLQPDEAIIADHLGDAYYYFRMPERAKRLYEKAAALAEEDKKRSAQDGGSGEATGVSVEKVRAKIVIIDRQKDQMSPTDRRPASAKPPTAE
- a CDS encoding polyhydroxyalkanoate synthesis regulator DNA-binding domain-containing protein, with product MVTNTVSTRANAKTKIIKRYQNRKLYDTQQSCYVTLDDIAKMIRTNEEVMVIDNKTKNDITAATLTQIIFEAEKKASAYAPLFTLREIIQNANGSISSYLAKLGAIPQDFARTEAVVAAPERTSNDDLKQTLENRVAKAAAADSTDFANKFASEETPSLPNSNKSLDN
- a CDS encoding pentapeptide repeat-containing protein, with product MPPKSGRKLNPFVVAVIAWTFVLVIFGLWIADWSYRFSYEVPAQRRQGDKGFRFNLASGACVDSTGVKGVSENHLGPCGVANGLKLKRAKIENHNMIAGTIRDSEFNGVVFDWVTAHGMRWFKISFQGGKIWDSELLFAEFSGVKFENVDFRGVNFNGAKFIDCEFKNSRLLDTTFRGATFLRTNFVGSFCELCDFSSAQFDSSKIDSPFERAFFNLQTVLPFPIEQADRFGFEFRD